CAGCGCAGTCGcgcacgacgtcgccctGTCGCACGCCAGCACGGGAAGCGTCGGTTTCGGAgttcttgcccttgttTTCCGCTTGCTTCACCTCCTtcgtctcctccttggccagCGCCTTTTGCTTCCCGTCATACAGAACCGGCGCGCTAAGCGCATAAAGCACACTCTGGACAGCCATCCCCGGCCCCGGCGTGAACAGGAGCACGAGGGGATAGATTAGCATCCAAAGCCACCCCCAGCCCCAAACACCCAGGATTGGGCGCACCACCTCATCCCTCGCCCAGGGCATGACTACCGACAGCGCCTTGATGTTGCTcgtgacctcgaccttcttcatctcctGCGGCACTGGGGCGGAGGGATCCGGGGCGGCATTCTTGGCATACGAGGCGCTAGCAAGAGCATCGAGGATAAGCCGGAAGTGTGCGTTCATGAAGAACGTGGTCAGGCCATCGGAGCCGGCTCGCTCGAGCGGGCCAGGTTCCTTCCCTCCAGAAGAGGagtcggcgagctgcttCTCAAGTCGGGGGATGGCGGCGGGATACGCTGGCGAGACGAGGGAGATGATCCTGATATCCCTCTCTGCTGGAGCCTTGAGGAGCGAGGGCAGCAGTGAGGTGATGAGGTGCAAGTGGTGCTGGTGCGCCGTCCATTTCTTCCCCTCAACTCCAtctcccttctcctctccctcatTCAGGAGTAACTCGCGATCGCTGTCTGTGTAGGGTGTACTCGAACACTCCCAAGATCCACCAAGCACAATCGCGTCCACCCGacgcccctcctccccagTCGTACCCTTGTGCGGGCTCGACCACTTGCGCACAAAGTCCCTCACACCTACCACCGTGGGCGGGAGGGGCTCGCAATGTAGTTGAGCAGCCGGGTTCGTTACCCCGATCTTAAGGGTGTGGAGAACTGTCAGGAGGGTTGACGGGAGTGGGCTtggaagaggagggagatACAAGATCTGtggcggggaggggaggtggaggagagcgtggaggagggcaaaGGTTGTTGGTTCTGGTGGCGCCTGAGGTCAGCTCGAACGCTCTTTTGAGTGGGGAATGGGGAAGGGAAGAGAGAAGGATAGGACGCACCACAACCATAATTAGCTTGCCGGCCCACTCGCGCTCCCAGATTGACTTGCGGCCGGCTGTCGCGACTTTGAGGCCGTAGGCTGTAATGCCCGCCAGAGCGCCGAAGACCAGCTTGGAGTTTGAGATACTGCCGAGCGACTCGGAGACGATGTTGACTGGCATGGTGAAAGAGTGGGGAATCGGATTGAGGCAGGATGAGTCTCGAGGCCTGCTCGACTGATAGAAGATTGGAGACTGGTGATATGGACTTGGCTGTACGACGCGTCAACGCTGAAATCTCATCTCCGTCACGTCACCACTGAATGCCTCCACTCTGTCAACATCCCCTTCCCTATTCTCTTCTTCCTTCTCTTCTCCCAATCTACGAGCAGAATGGTCAAAGAACCGACCGAGTTCCAGCAGCGCCGTCTTCAACGgcgcctcgaggatctGGAGGTTTGTTTTTCCTCTCCCTAGTGAAGCTGACCTCTGCGCACGAACCCGACCGACATCCCGCCCGCGTCCTTCCAACCTCCAGCACCTCCGGCCAACTCACCTGCGGCCTTAGCCCTAGCCGccgcgaagaagaagcaAACACCCAACGTCCGCCGCGCACTGTATGGCAAGAAGAGCCTGCGCGACTGGCTGGGCGAGCTGccctccaaccccacgCCGCCTTATGTCACTGCTACTGCGCCGGCGCCCGCCGCTCCGCCGAGACGGATCTGCGCGTCGTGTGGATATGTTGGGGCTTATGCTTGTCGGCGGTGCGGGGAGTGGAGCTGCAGCATTGAGTGTGTGGGCGTGCATGAGCGGGATGGGGGGTGTGGCGTGGCCGCCTAGTGCGTAAGCTGCCTCTAGATGTGGAACTCGACGCAcagctggaggaggagggcaagtgCATGTACTGCGACGCAGGTCGAGACGTCGACCGTGTTCGATCCCTCTGAGTGAGTACTTCCAGTGtccgccttcctccgcccGGAGCCATGAGCTGCGGTGACTTCGGCAGCTTACACTAGTCGGGCCGGACATCTGTGCCAGCATTTTGGCATATGCGCAACCTGCTCATCTTCGTCTACATTGGCAATCCATTTACGACTATCGCCCGCTCCAAGATGTCGGGGTGTTGCAGATTCTGGAGAGCTCTACGACGAGACGTCTTATCGACTCGGGGCTGCCGAGGGAGTGGCCATGGCGCTCTCAATATCACCACGTTTCGTGtgccgcgaggaggagcgctATATCAACAGCACCTCACGTACGTCGGCGCTTTCGGCGACAGGCAGGCTGTACAGAATCAGCATGTACATGCTGGCCGCTGAGAGCGCTCCAGAGCTGGCAGGAAGTGCATGTACTGGGCTCGATGTAAACAATCGAGAGTTGATGTACACGGATATAGCcccacctcggcgttcAATAGCCTGCCACATGCGGCGTTTGCGGCGTATAGGCCTGCTAGGATTGAATGTTTCAGCGTCATCAGTATTGTTCTGCACGCCTTCTTCACGCTCAATATCACCAACCAAAGAGTCACTTTccgccccacccctccactCTGAACGTCCACCCTCTGGTCAGGCGTCCGCATCTCCGAGGTCATGTCTGGCCAACCATCCACCCCAGCACCAACAAGTACATCACAGCCACCGGTGgactcctcgtccttcttgccACTAGGAACCCCCGACGATGTCACCTTTGCACTCGTAGACGACGCGCATACGCATACAGACCAGCACGACGAGGAAGCTGCCCTCGAGGCTCTCCGTGCGGCCATCAGCGGATCGGCGGACAATGAGGCCGTTGTCGAGGCCTCCCCATCGacccacgccgccgagtCCGCTGCAGCagtggaggcggcggctgcaGCCCTTGCTGGTCCCACACTCGTGTCCGCTGGCCAGGTCCAGTCACAGTcgctcgagaaggccgTCGCGCAGATGCAGCAGCTGTCGGCGGCCAACCTCCAGTTGATCGACAGCATGAATGCGCCTGCCATGCTGCAGGGACTGTTAGGATCGTTCAAGCTCCTCGCAGACAGTAACCGGCGGCAGGCGGAGCTCGTCAAGAATGTGATTGACAGCATCCAGGGACGAGGGCCGCCGACGATAGATCCGCAGCTCGCGATCTCATACGTCCCTCGGAGCGAGTACGACTCTCTCAAGGCGCGTTATGACGCACTATTCACCACAAATAGCATCGCCACCGCTGTCGGCGGACCTGGCacagcgcggcgcgcacgcaTGACGCCCAAGAACCCACCTACATTGGGACACCCggatggcgatgaggacCGTACACGCGACACGAGCGGGACGCCGTTTGGCGATGATGAGAAGCGTGCCCGCAAACGGCGCTCGATGAAACTTGAGCACCTCGTTCACAAAATGGCGAACCgccgtctcggcgtcgagtaCACCGTCTCCAGCTTCGAGGTCAAGGGATCCAAGGAGCTGCCTATGCCGGGCACGATCGCACCAGAGGCAGACACGAGCCTgaacggcgtcgacgagttccGGCCCGACTtccgcgccgacgtcggtggTGCTGCAGTGAGGCCTTTCCTGGACGCCGTCACTGCAGACGTCAAGGACGCCTGGGGAGAGGGGTATGCGGTGGACGagcccgaggtcgacaatGACCAGAtcgtcaaggccgtcaCAACCTACTGGACGCGACTTAGCAAGCGCTACGACGAGCAGCTCAGCCGCGAACGCGGGGAGGTGcacaaggacgagctcacACGCCGGAAGCAGAACCAGTACCGACGCCAGCAGAGCCTTGTCGCGCGCCGGGCGGCTGCTTTCGACACGTCGCCACTCAACCTGTGCAAATTCCGTGCGCTTTATCGTACGCTGTTGACGATCGACTTTGCAGCCATGACCAACGAGCGACCGGACCCGAAGCGCGAGTACACGACCGACGAATGGTATGCGTACCGCAAGAAGAGCGGACCGAGAGGGACGGACGcgcacgaggtcgtcgaccaATTTTGGCTCAGTGCACAGGTGCGCGCGCTGCTGGTTGCCCTCGACGCATATGCGTACGACCAGAACTCAAAAGTGAGGCGCAAGGGGCGGCCGAAGCAGCCGGCGCCGACGTTCCACCTCCCGCCAGAGCTGTGGGACCGCTCTCTATTGCCAGTGCTCCGGAAGAAGCAGGCGGACGGGATGCCACAGCCCACTGGCAACGGCATCGTGCTGTTCAAGTtccacgtcgacgagaaggtGCTAGAGCAGTATCCCGACTGGGCAGCTGGCCTGTACGACACGCCGCCCGTGCCGGACGAGGACCGGCTCCTTCCATCCCTCTCCGACGTCATGAACGCGAACGCATTCTACCACCTCAAGCCGCGGATCAAGCAGCTGCGGTCGGAGTCTGTTGTGCTTCACATGACGCCTGAGGAGGTGCAAGCGACGCTGGCCGACCCGAGCCTAGAGGAGACTCAGGCCGCAgtggcggccgcgacgctcgaggacgacttcaccgccctcgcgccGGGCTACGACTGGAGCACTGGTCGCGGGTTGGAGAGTGTCATCGCCATGGCGGCAGGCTTCCAACCAATCCAGCAGCCCATCCTCCCTCTCAATCTGGATTTACCTGGCACGCAGCATGGGCCCTCGCCAGGTAGCTCGGTTAGAGCGCGCAAGCAGGCTAAACGTATGATGTCCGAGGTGCCCGGGGGTGCGGCCACGCCTGTGCCCAAACGTCAGAAGACCGAAGGTgtgggcgaggtcgagggcgaggccgaggttgaggtcgaTATTGAGCTCAACGGCGACACGAGCTTCCTCGATGCGTTGTAGTGTACAAGTAGTACAAGTAGTAAAAGTGTATAGTGATAGTATAGTCGTACACGTAGACAATGAACAGTCATATCGACATCATATTGGTGAGAGCGGATGGTATGGATGTTTGACTCCAGGGTTTGGGCGATACTGGCTGCTGACGCCATGTTCCTCCCCTCATCATTCCCATTTCTCTCGCTCTCAACTcgtgtcctcgtcgccgtcttcGAGCCACAAGATCGCAGGCGCACCCACAACAGACGACGAAGCTGCTCTCTACATGACAGATTACCCTCTGCCCTTGGTCGCTCACCGCCCACAAGTCCATCTTCTGACCTTCTCCCACTCAACCACCCCAGCTGGTACACAAGATGCTCTTATGCTTTTGCATTTCTGCGGCGCGAACCGCTTCTACCACCGCAGCGCCCATCTAGCAAAACCGTCTGGCCGCCGCTGTCTCCTCAAGCCGTAGCTTAAGCGCGCTTGGCAATAGCCTCGACGTTGGCAatggcctcgtcgaggagcgccttCTTGAAGgcgggcttggcgagctcagCGTTGATGCTGTCCGAGACGGTCTTGACGAGCGCGGTCTGCTCGGCCTCACGCGCCTGCTGCTCGTAGCGGACCCACGAGTCGAGGAcagccttgagctcgcccttgacggcggcctcctgctcgaggaggaagttGGAGTGCTCGAGCTGGTTGGTCTCCTTGGCAACGGCGTAGAGCTGCTCAGTGAGGGGAACAACGTCCTTGAGGgactcgaggccgtcgaggcgctgagACACGGCGGCAGTGTGCTGCTCACGCGCGCCGTTCAGGATGCCGCGGATGCGGTCAATGTGGCCGTTGGCCCACGAGGTGTAGGGCGCGCCAATGTTCTTGGCGATCGCGTAGAAGATGATCAAGAACGCAGCGGCGAGAACGGTCTCCTCGTTGGCGACCTGGGATTAGCTCTGTAATTGGATTTGACCCGGGTGGGACGCATGATACGTCGGCGCGAGAAGCAAGACAACCGCAAGCGACAGAGCGAAGAGGCGATCGCGGAGACGGCGCGGAGCTAAGCCGAAGTGGGTTGACAGTGCTGGTGCCAGTGCGTCGGAGCAAGTACGAAATAGCAAGGGACTCGTTCACCAATCCCCGCCCGCATCGCACCCAAGCTCCGACAACACATCCAACAACGTCTCACCGGCTCCCGCTGCACGCGCGTGCCATGCCGTGACGCCCAAACGTTCGCTGGGTTCGCCCGCGCAGTCATTCGCCATTCTCAAGAGCGTCGCGCCCAACCCCGGTCTTTTCCCCGACACCCACGTAGAGCTCATTCGAGATGGCAGCGGCCGAGAGACCGGTGATACCGAGAACACCAGCCGTCTTGGTgaacagcgacgacgagggcacCTTGTTGATGAtctcggcggccttctcgtcggGGGTAGGCTCTGGTTGTCAGCACTGTTGGCAGTTATGGCAAGGCAAGTCGAGAGTAGAGAGTCGAGAGTCGAGACTCAAGACACTCCGGAGTCGAGTATCTCTCTCCTCTGCGCTCTCTtttctctcttctctcttcctctctcAGCCCTTCTCTACGCTGGGCATGCTTTTATTCCCCCCACCCCTTCGTTCCGAATGGATACTAACGCGAAGCGTAaccgcgcgcgctgcaGTCAGCAATCTGTGGGTTTGCCCAATTTTCTCCGTCCAGTGAGGCAGACGACGTACGCGACAAGGGCACGGGGCACGACGGCGGGGCGCGCCACCCGGAGCGAGCGGATAGCGAGACGGGAGGCCATTTTGATAAGAGTGGTGGGTagcgaggagatggagagtgATCGCAGTGTCAAGCCGAGGGACGGCAGCAGCGGCCAGGCAGGGGGACAAGGGGGTTGCAGGGCAGAGGGGCAGAGAAGGTTGAGCTGGGGTGGGGCGGGAGCAGAGTGGCCTTGAGTCTGCCAGGCCAACCGGAcggagaggagcgagaCGCTCCGAACCTTCGGAGAAATGGCACTCGGACGAGTGTGGCACTTGCCAACTTGACCACGTGGAAACCATGATCGGCAATGGCAGCGAGTTGTGAGATTCAACAATCCAGACACACCCAGCAACTACCTCTACTCGACCTCGCAAGCGCATCTAACCTAACCTTTCCATCCCACACGCACTGATCCCTCGACATGTCGTCGGACGCAGAGAACGATCTCTTCGGCGACGAAGCTGCGGCCAGCCCCTCAACCAGCCAGCCAGACGCGGCGACTTCCCCAGGTGCTGATGATGGCGACAACGTCGACAACACCAACGAGGCTGACCCCCACGACCTCGTGAGCTACGCTACCGGCTTCCCAGCTAACCGCAGTTTGGTGATGAAGACGAGAACGAGCCGCCCCGCGAGCGTTCCTCATCGCGCCCGCCCGCGTCGTCTCCTCGCGAACATCCGCTCGAGTACGGTGAAGCGAGCGACGATGAGAACGAGGAAGTCTCAGAAGCATGGGCATCCGTCCCGGTGCCAACGTGGACGCGCATGCACCCCACAGACGGAAAGGTGTGGCAGCTCAAGCTGCCTCAACacatcaacctcgaggccgacccGTATGAGGCCAACTTCTACACTGCCCAGTTGACGGGGGATGACGACAACCTGCGCGGTTCGGAAGCGCAGGCGCGCATGCTCGAGGTGCGGAACACGATGCGATGGCGCTGGATCACGGGATCGGACAACAAGCCGGCCAGGCAGGCGAATGCGCGTATTCTGCGCTGGAGCGACGGAAGCATGTCCCTCCAGCTCGGGGAGGACATGTACGACGTCCAGACGACTTGGGGGACGACGGTGGCCCGGGAAAGCGACAACTACGAGCGTAACGAGGCCAACTCGAAGGGGAGCCAGGAGACGAGTTTCGTGTGctacgccgccgccgaagaGCAGGTCCTGGTGACCgagacggcgacggaggGACAGTTGAATCTCGTCCCGACGAGTATGGACAGCAAGACGCATCGCGAGCATGTTAGGCTCGTTGGACAGCAGCACACCAAGCACTCGCGCATGCGCTTACTCGAGGACGAAGCTGCTCCCGAGCGCTTGGctgagctcctcgcccgcgctGG
Above is a genomic segment from Cutaneotrichosporon cavernicola HIS019 DNA, chromosome: 1 containing:
- the LEO1 gene encoding uncharacterized protein (Leo1-like protein) — encoded protein: MSSDAENDLFGDEAAASPSTSQPDAATSPGADDGDNVDNTNEADPHDLFGDEDENEPPRERSSSRPPASSPREHPLEYGEASDDENEEVSEAWASVPVPTWTRMHPTDGKVWQLKLPQHINLEADPYEANFYTAQLTGDDDNLRGSEAQARMLEVRNTMRWRWITGSDNKPARQANARILRWSDGSMSLQLGEDMYDVQTTWGTTVARESDNYERNEANSKGSQETSFVCYAAAEEQVLVTETATEGQLNLVPTSMDSKTHREHVRLVGQQHTKHSRMRLLEDEAAPERLAELLARAGPQKAAPVKKTRRAPGTGEPRNTFGRRSAFGRATKRADSEESEDDAGPRERRGGGGYDEDDGFVVADSDEEDAEYGKRKKNKRRNDDEEMDATELAEERIAAREKRERKRAKTKKSRAYSDDEDDEEDAAGEPDEEEDDEMEMDVESEDE
- a CDS encoding uncharacterized protein (short chain dehydrogenase reductase family) — translated: MPVNIVSESLGSISNSKLVFGALAGITAYGLKVATAGRKSIWEREWAGKLIMVVAPPEPTTFALLHALLHLPSPPQILYLPPLPSPLPSTLLTVLHTLKIGVTNPAAQLHCEPLPPTVVGVRDFVRKWSSPHKGTTGEEGRRVDAIVLGGSWECSSTPYTDSDRELLLNEGEEKGDGVEGKKWTAHQHHLHLITSLLPSLLKAPAERDIRIISLVSPAYPAAIPRLEKQLADSSSGGKEPGPLERAGSDGLTTFFMNAHFRLILDALASASYAKNAAPDPSAPVPQEMKKVEVTSNIKALSVVMPWARDEVVRPILGVWGWGWLWMLIYPLVLLFTPGPGMAVQSVLYALSAPVLYDGKQKALAKEETKEVKQAENKGKNSETDASRAGVRQGDVVRDCAVIDLPPVLHNKEIARGTYDRIEAEVEAGVRAFEEAAKKAAEAPPKRDTKVKFAETSSSTESAAKST
- the ATP4 gene encoding uncharacterized protein (Mitochondrial ATP synthase B chain precursor (ATP-synt_B)), whose translation is MASRLAIRSLRVARPAVVPRALVAARGYASQPTPDEKAAEIINKVPSSSLFTKTAGVLGITGLSAAAISNELYVANEETVLAAAFLIIFYAIAKNIGAPYTSWANGHIDRIRGILNGAREQHTAAVSQRLDGLESLKDVVPLTEQLYAVAKETNQLEHSNFLLEQEAAVKGELKAVLDSWVRYEQQAREAEQTALVKTVSDSINAELAKPAFKKALLDEAIANVEAIAKRA